From Miscanthus floridulus cultivar M001 chromosome 15, ASM1932011v1, whole genome shotgun sequence, the proteins below share one genomic window:
- the LOC136508854 gene encoding outer envelope pore protein 37, chloroplastic-like: protein MYNDNAMNIKYRYKDDEISFVPSISLPSNSLSFAFKRQLTPLDKLSYWYNFDTNYWSAIYKHKANKHLKWKAGYESDNRLGWASLWVGDAGGSTKEVPFKAKVQLTLKVPQDNMQNSAVVFHVKKRWDF from the exons ATGTATAATGACAATGCGATGAACATTAAATACCGCTACAAG GATGATGAGATATCATTTGTCCCCAGCATCTCGTTACCATCCAATTCTCTGTCATTTGCATTCAAGCGCCAATTAACGCCTTTGGACAAGTTGAG CTATTGGTACAATTTTGACACAAACTACTGGAGCGCCATCTACAAACACAAGGCTAACAAGCATCTCAAGTGGAAAGCTGGCTATGAGTCAGACAACAGGCTTGGATGGGCATCGCTTTGG GTTGGAGATGCTGGCGGCAGTACAAAGGAGGTGCCATTCAAAGCCAAAGTTCAGCTCACGCTTAAAGTCCCCCAGGACAATATGCAGAATTCAGCTGTAGTGTTCCATGTGAAGAAAAGATGGGATTTTTAG
- the LOC136508721 gene encoding CRM-domain containing factor CFM3, chloroplastic/mitochondrial-like isoform X2, translated as MKRGRRGVFDGTIENMHLHWKYRELVKILVKAKSFAEVKRIALSLEAESGGILVSVDKVSKGYAIVVFQGKNYRRPSTLRPRNLLSKRKALARSIELQRHQALSWHFAKLNRKVEQLKAELMEDVKDQGDEELYAKLDAAYSSDEEDMEWGRFHGESPSSLS; from the exons ATGAAGAGAG GCAGAAGAGGAGTTTTTGATGGCACAATTGAGAACATGCACTTGCACTGGAAGTACAGGGAGCTGGTGAAGATACTAGTGAAAGCAAAGTCTTTTGCAGAAGTGAAGAGGATAGCACTATCACTTGAAGCCGAGAGCGGGGGAATTCTAGTTTCAGTTGACAAAGTCTCCAAAGGCTACGCCATTGTTGTGTTCCAAGGGAAGAACTACCGGCGCCCTTCTACGCTCAGACCTAGAAATCTCTTGTCAAAGCGGAAGGCTTTGGCCAGATCCATTGAGCTTCAGAGACATCAG GCCCTGAGTTGGCACTTTGCAAAGCTAAACAGAAAGGTGGAGCAGCTTAAAGCGGAACTG ATGGAAGACGTGAAGGACCAAGGCGACGAGGAGCTGTACGCCAAACTGGATGCTGCGTATTCGAGCGACGAGGAAGACATGGAG TGGGGAAGATTTCACGGCGAGTCTCCTAGTTCATTATCCTAA
- the LOC136508721 gene encoding CRM-domain containing factor CFM3, chloroplastic/mitochondrial-like isoform X3, with product MHLHWKYRELVKILVKAKSFAEVKRIALSLEAESGGILVSVDKVSKGYAIVVFQGKNYRRPSTLRPRNLLSKRKALARSIELQRHQALSWHFAKLNRKVEQLKAELVQMEDVKDQGDEELYAKLDAAYSSDEEDMEWGRFHGESPSSLS from the exons ATGCACTTGCACTGGAAGTACAGGGAGCTGGTGAAGATACTAGTGAAAGCAAAGTCTTTTGCAGAAGTGAAGAGGATAGCACTATCACTTGAAGCCGAGAGCGGGGGAATTCTAGTTTCAGTTGACAAAGTCTCCAAAGGCTACGCCATTGTTGTGTTCCAAGGGAAGAACTACCGGCGCCCTTCTACGCTCAGACCTAGAAATCTCTTGTCAAAGCGGAAGGCTTTGGCCAGATCCATTGAGCTTCAGAGACATCAG GCCCTGAGTTGGCACTTTGCAAAGCTAAACAGAAAGGTGGAGCAGCTTAAAGCGGAACTG GTCCAGATGGAAGACGTGAAGGACCAAGGCGACGAGGAGCTGTACGCCAAACTGGATGCTGCGTATTCGAGCGACGAGGAAGACATGGAG TGGGGAAGATTTCACGGCGAGTCTCCTAGTTCATTATCCTAA
- the LOC136508721 gene encoding CRM-domain containing factor CFM3, chloroplastic/mitochondrial-like isoform X1: MKRGRRGVFDGTIENMHLHWKYRELVKILVKAKSFAEVKRIALSLEAESGGILVSVDKVSKGYAIVVFQGKNYRRPSTLRPRNLLSKRKALARSIELQRHQALSWHFAKLNRKVEQLKAELVQMEDVKDQGDEELYAKLDAAYSSDEEDMEWGRFHGESPSSLS; the protein is encoded by the exons ATGAAGAGAG GCAGAAGAGGAGTTTTTGATGGCACAATTGAGAACATGCACTTGCACTGGAAGTACAGGGAGCTGGTGAAGATACTAGTGAAAGCAAAGTCTTTTGCAGAAGTGAAGAGGATAGCACTATCACTTGAAGCCGAGAGCGGGGGAATTCTAGTTTCAGTTGACAAAGTCTCCAAAGGCTACGCCATTGTTGTGTTCCAAGGGAAGAACTACCGGCGCCCTTCTACGCTCAGACCTAGAAATCTCTTGTCAAAGCGGAAGGCTTTGGCCAGATCCATTGAGCTTCAGAGACATCAG GCCCTGAGTTGGCACTTTGCAAAGCTAAACAGAAAGGTGGAGCAGCTTAAAGCGGAACTG GTCCAGATGGAAGACGTGAAGGACCAAGGCGACGAGGAGCTGTACGCCAAACTGGATGCTGCGTATTCGAGCGACGAGGAAGACATGGAG TGGGGAAGATTTCACGGCGAGTCTCCTAGTTCATTATCCTAA